The Paenibacillus spongiae nucleotide sequence GCATCGCAAGCGATTCCGGTGATGCATGAATGTTGTACTGCTCCTGGAGAAGAATCGCGATGTTGCGGATCAACAGCTCGCTCCAGCTGCCCCACAAACCGATGAAGTCCAGCAGCGTCCCATCTTTATCGAATAAAATCGCTCTTACGGGATAAGCCTTGCCTTCAACCCGCAGCAGCGCGTCCCCCTTGGGGCTATGCTCTCTCATCAGTTGGACAGCTCCCGGATCGGGTTATACCAAGCATCTTCGACCGGAAGGAACTTCGCGTCACCCGACTTCCAGAACAGGCCGGATTTCTCGGAATCCTCCGGCAGGAAGATGCTTTCGTTCTTCGCCGTTGCTTCCGATGTCATGATGTCTACGATCGCCTTGAAGTCTTCCTCCGAGATCGTGTCGCGATTGGCGATGAACGGTCCGTTCAGCACCGGCGTAACGGTAATCAAACGGAATTGTTCGCCGGCCAGCTTGTCGAACGGCTGCTCCGCCTTCTCTATCACCTTGTACAGCGCCCCCGGACGATTCGCTTCACCCTCGGCCAGCTCCACATAGTTGCCGACGCAGGTGTCGCAGAATGCGGCAATATCCGCTTTCTTCGTCAGCAGATTGACTGCGGAGCCTTGATGAGAGCCGCCATATACGACATCGCTGAAGAACTGTCCGCTTCCGCCTTCCATCAGGTCCTCGACCGTCAGGTCTTTATAGGCATCTTGCTTGGAGAAATGCGATACGATAGCATTCGAAGGCACTTTAAAGCCCGAAGTCGAGCTGTTCGAAACAAACGAGAACCGTTTGCCGGCAATATTGTTGATCGAATACGCATCCTGTTCCTTGTACTGCGCTTCGTCTTCCTGTCTTACCGCTAACCATCCATAATAGCTGGCATCGTCCAGCGTGCCCGATTCGCCGGAGTTCACGACGAGCGGAACCAGATTGTCGTTCTTCTTCTTGGCTTCGACGTACGAGGTCGCGCCCATGTATGCAATATCCGCGCTGCCGTTGGTCAGCGCTTCGATCGAAATAATGTAATCCGTCGTGGTGAAGTGCTCCACCTTCTTGCCCGTCGCTTCCTCGATCATCTTGCCGATCGCGTCGCGCGTTTCCTGCAAGTCCCCGCTCGATTCATTCGGCTGCCAAGCGATTGTAATCGTCTCTTTGGCATCGTTCTTTCCTTTTCCGCCGCCGTTCTTGGCGCTGGAATCATTCCCGCCGTTCCCTGCGTTCGAGCATGCCGTGAGCAGCAGGACAAGAATAAGACTTGCGAATAACATTCGCCGTTTCATGAGATCACCTATTCCTTCTTTTTCATGATTGGAATCGTATCAAGTCGCCCCGTGACGGACTGCCTTGCCGTTCTACAACACATTTTAAGGTTGTATTGTAAGGTCGAAATCAATTACAACTTAAGATCATGTAATGAAACCGTTTACTACCTTCCAATACGCCAACACAATCGCAAATTCGGCGATTTTTTTCGTTGTGAGTTTAATAATGCGATAACAATTGGGATTATCTCCCTTATAACCGGAAATGTTTATTGATTACGGATGATCGCAATTTGTACTCCCCCGCTCGTACAACACGTCGATATTGGCTTGCGATTGCTTGATAATATCC carries:
- the phnD gene encoding phosphate/phosphite/phosphonate ABC transporter substrate-binding protein; translation: MKRRMLFASLILVLLLTACSNAGNGGNDSSAKNGGGKGKNDAKETITIAWQPNESSGDLQETRDAIGKMIEEATGKKVEHFTTTDYIISIEALTNGSADIAYMGATSYVEAKKKNDNLVPLVVNSGESGTLDDASYYGWLAVRQEDEAQYKEQDAYSINNIAGKRFSFVSNSSTSGFKVPSNAIVSHFSKQDAYKDLTVEDLMEGGSGQFFSDVVYGGSHQGSAVNLLTKKADIAAFCDTCVGNYVELAEGEANRPGALYKVIEKAEQPFDKLAGEQFRLITVTPVLNGPFIANRDTISEEDFKAIVDIMTSEATAKNESIFLPEDSEKSGLFWKSGDAKFLPVEDAWYNPIRELSN